In Helicobacter sp. MIT 05-5293, the DNA window ATTTTCGCGCTTTTGGCGATAGAGCTAAGAGCGACACCGCCTTTGACATTCACGGTAACGATGCTGTCAGTCGCTCCACGATTAAGCAAATAATCCACATTTTGCCCTTTGAGCAAATCAATATTATTAAATAACAAGCTCATTGCGAGAATCTTACGAATATAATTTCGTGTTTCTGCAGGAATATATTGAGCCTCTTCATTCAGTAGTGTCTCGATACGCGTATCGCCTCCGGCTTCGTCAATACCTCTTTTCAATCGCCCTAATCCGCAGTTATAAGCCATTGCAGCCAAATACCATTCACCTGTAGCATCATAAAGGTATTTGAGATACTTGATTGCCGCTTCTGTGCTTTTAATAGGGTCTTTGCGCTCATCAATATAAGAATTGATTTCCAAACCTAGCCCTTTTGCAGTAGCAGGCATAATTTGCCAAATACCAATCGCCTTTTTGGAGCTTTTAGCAGTAGGAGTAAATCCAGATTCTACCATGGCAAGAAACAAAAATTCTTGGGGTATCTCCTCTCTCGCCATAGCACTTTTGAGAATCGGGATAAACTCATAACTGCTATCAAATTTATTGACAAAATATTGCCATTTCTCAAGGATTTTTTGCGCTTTTTCATCATCAGCCATAGTCGTGATAAAAGCTGTGCGCACACCAAAAGAATTTAAAACTTTATTGGTATTTTTGTCATGCGTCATCGTATAAAAGCCCTCATAGACTTCACCCCAACAAAGATTTGCACAAAGCAAAGAGATGAGCGTTAATCGCAATAGGTGTAGAATCTTCATTGTAGCTCCTTAAAAAGCTCTAACGCATTAGATGTGCTTTGATGTATGATGCTTTGTTCATCTTGCCCCAAAACTTCAGCAATTTTAGCCATGATTAAAGGAATATAACAAGGCTCATTGCGTTGCCCTCTAAAAGGGTGTGGGGTGAGATAAGGCGCATCAGTTTCCAGCAAAATACGCTCCTTAGGGATAAGTGGCAAAACCTCTATCAATCGCCGAGCATTTTTGAATGTGCAAACCCCACCGATACCATAATAAAAGCGATCTTTTAGCTCTAGCAAAATTTGGTCCGCATTATAGCAATGCAATACACCCCTAGCCTT includes these proteins:
- a CDS encoding lytic transglycosylase domain-containing protein, coding for MKILHLLRLTLISLLCANLCWGEVYEGFYTMTHDKNTNKVLNSFGVRTAFITTMADDEKAQKILEKWQYFVNKFDSSYEFIPILKSAMAREEIPQEFLFLAMVESGFTPTAKSSKKAIGIWQIMPATAKGLGLEINSYIDERKDPIKSTEAAIKYLKYLYDATGEWYLAAMAYNCGLGRLKRGIDEAGGDTRIETLLNEEAQYIPAETRNYIRKILAMSLLFNNIDLLKGQNVDYLLNRGATDSIVTVNVKGGVALSSIAKSAKMSLRELQKYNKHFTRSVLPPGNKQYNVYLPYDKLRFFKQNFNAKSQSDSMFITHKVQKGETLSSIAQIYRVSIQDLQAVNHIKGSLININQTLTIPILKAKNNTIADGRS